From a single Zygotorulaspora mrakii chromosome 2, complete sequence genomic region:
- the JEN1 gene encoding monocarboxylate/H+ symporter — translation MVEVRTESGPRLAATEAAETAAGGGSGIGTTENDSISFASVSALERQSTEISCNGELKNAETSDNSKSQRKLQHHLSREEIKDYFRTRFTTLFPTRKSLKQAREQYPLNPFPALRLMTWQQTQFFLVGLLAWTWDALDFFSVSLNMAAIADDLNSTVKDISHAITLVLLLRVVGAIIFGYAGDKFGRKYPYCVTMVLIIIVQLAQGFVKSYSAFLGVRAIFGIIMGSIYGVASATALENAPVEARSILSGIFQQGYALGYLLGVVFVRAIVDNSSHGWRALFWFSAGPPVLFIIWRLLLPESPTYVRLKEEQKRSAIRTNNGKSIFWRNARAVLKYYWITMVYLVILMAMFNFSSHGTQDLFPTMLTRQYDYSEDASTVTNSVANLGAIAGGIIVAHSSAFIGRRFAIMVCIIIAGALLYPWGFVSDKSGLNASVFFLQFCIQGLWGCCPIYLMEMCPMEFRTFLTGVAYQMGNMISSASSTIEATIGEKFPVEGKPEGVYDYGKVMAIFMGCVLAVFLVVIILGPENKGGEVILNDDIVSSRGSLERVRSEDLEANNQLDVEEIKPHSTHKE, via the coding sequence ATGGTAGAAGTCAGAACGGAGTCAGGGCCTAGACTGGCTGCGACAGAAGCAGCAGAAACGGCAGCAGGAGGAGGATCAGGAATCGGGACAACTGAAAATGATTCAATCAGTTTTGCATCAGTTTCCGCGTTGGAGCGGCAGTCAACGGAGATTTCTTGCAATGGAGAGTTAAAAAATGCCGAAACGAGTGATAATTCGAAGAGTCAAAGGAAACTGCAGCATCATCTTTCCAGAGAAGAAATTAAAGATTATTTCAGGACACGATTTACGACACTTTTCCCCACTAGGAAAAGCCTAAAACAGGCAAGAGAACAGTATCCGTTGAATCCGTTCCCGGCGTTGAGACTAATGACATGGCAGCAGACCCAATTTTTCTTAGTTGGTCTTCTTGCTTGGACTTGGGATGcacttgattttttctctgtCTCCCTTAATATGGCTGCTATCGCAGatgatttgaattcaacGGTAAAGGACATTTCACACGCTATTACTTTGGTTCTGTTATTGCGTGTCGTTGGTGCTATTATATTTGGATACGCAGGTGATAAATTTGGGAGAAAATATCCGTACTGTGTTACAATGGTTTTGATTATCATAGTTCAACTGGCACAGGGATTTGTAAAGAGCTATAGTGCATTTTTGGGCGTAAGAGCTATATTCGGCATAATAATGGGATCGATATACGGTGTCGCAAGTGCAACGGCGTTAGAAAATGCTCCTGTAGAGGCAAGATCTATTTTATCCGGTATCTTTCAGCAAGGATATGCGCTTGGATATCTATTGGGTGTTGTATTTGTCAGAGCTATTGTGGATAATTCTTCCCACGGTTGGAGAGCGTTATTTTGGTTTAGCGCTGGTCCACCGGTTCTATTTATCATCTGGAGATTGCTATTACCAGAGTCACCAACCTACGTTAGATTGAAGGAAGAGCAAAAGAGATCAGCAATAAGAACGAACAATGgcaaatcaattttttggagaaatGCTCGTGCAGTATTGAAATATTACTGGATCACTATGGTTTACTTGGTTATATTAATGGCGAtgtttaatttttcatctcatGGTACACAGGATTTATTCCCCACAATGTTGACGAGACAATATGATTATTCCGAAGATGCTTCAACTGTTACAAATTCTGTTGCGAATTTAGGAGCAATAGCTGGTGGAATAATTGTTGCACATAGTTCAGCATTTATTGGCCGTAGATTTGCGATTATGGTTTGTATCATAATTGCTGGCGCGCTTTTGTATCCGTGGGGCTTCGTATCAGATAAGAGTGGTCTCAATGCGTCCGTTTTTTTCTTACAGTTTTGTATACAAGGTTTGTGGGGTTGTTGTCCAATTTATCTAATGGAAATGTGTCCAATGGAATTTAGGACATTCTTAACAGGTGTAGCCTACCAAATGGGTAATATGATTAGTAGTGCCTCTTCCACTATAGAAGCTACTATCGgagaaaaatttccagTTGAAGGTAAACCCGAAGGGGTCTATGATTATGGAAAAGTTATGGCAATATTTATGGGTTGTGTACTTGCTGTTTTCCTCGTGGTTATCATCTTGGGTCCTGAAAATAAAGGTGGTGAAGTCATTCttaatgatgatattgTTTCTTCTAGAGGTTCATTGGAACGTGTGCGCTCGGAGGATTTAGAAGCCAACAATCAACTAGATGTAGAGGAGATAAAGCCTCATAGTACCCATAAAGAATGA